One segment of Aquimarina sp. BL5 DNA contains the following:
- a CDS encoding toxin-antitoxin system YwqK family antitoxin: MMKYTVYIVISLFFLSFQTSVKKEYHKEYYSDGSIKSEGWKIAEQKIDYWYIYHPNGTVLEQGHYRNNKKQGYWYFYSSENKLIKEGHFINDKAEKWWIIYDIAAGNKKNQIIRKYQYQNNKKNGYCLLYKNDKLFKAEKYVDDQKVGEWTDVFSFKKDNPNASL, encoded by the coding sequence ATGATGAAATACACTGTCTATATTGTTATTTCCCTATTTTTCCTTTCTTTTCAAACTTCTGTTAAAAAAGAATACCATAAAGAATATTATAGCGATGGATCCATCAAATCTGAAGGCTGGAAAATAGCCGAGCAAAAGATCGATTATTGGTATATATATCATCCTAATGGTACTGTTTTAGAACAAGGGCATTATAGAAATAATAAGAAACAAGGGTATTGGTATTTCTATTCCTCAGAAAACAAACTCATTAAAGAAGGACATTTTATAAATGATAAAGCAGAAAAATGGTGGATTATTTACGATATTGCCGCTGGTAATAAGAAAAATCAAATTATCAGAAAATATCAATATCAAAATAATAAAAAAAACGGGTACTGCCTATTATATAAAAATGATAAGCTCTTTAAAGCAGAAAAATACGTTGATGATCAAAAAGTGGGAGAATGGACAGATGTTTTTAGCTTTAAGAAAGACAATCCCAATGCTTCGCTATAA
- a CDS encoding glycosyltransferase family 2 protein produces MNPIIKVIIPAYNEEDSIGHVINEIPNLVSEIIVVSNNSSDNTEAVAKQAGAIVLREERMGYGYACLKGLAYVASQKTTPEIIVFLDGDYSDYPEELTKIIEPIINQDMDMVIGARDKKLRESGSMTVPQIFGNWLATSLMKLFFGAKFTDLGPFRAIKYKKLLELNMQDKTYGWTVEMQLKAIKKRFSYTEVPVRYKKRIGVSKVSGTIKGAIFAGVKILSWIFKYSFA; encoded by the coding sequence ATGAATCCCATAATCAAAGTTATCATACCTGCCTATAATGAAGAAGACTCTATAGGCCATGTAATCAATGAAATTCCTAATCTTGTCTCTGAGATAATTGTTGTAAGTAACAACTCCAGTGATAATACTGAAGCAGTGGCAAAACAAGCCGGAGCTATTGTACTAAGAGAGGAAAGAATGGGATATGGATATGCTTGTCTTAAGGGTTTAGCATATGTAGCTTCACAAAAAACTACTCCAGAGATTATTGTATTTCTAGATGGTGATTATAGTGATTACCCTGAAGAATTGACAAAGATTATTGAACCAATCATCAATCAAGATATGGATATGGTTATTGGTGCTAGAGATAAAAAATTAAGAGAATCAGGTTCTATGACCGTTCCACAGATTTTTGGGAATTGGCTTGCTACAAGTTTAATGAAACTTTTTTTTGGAGCAAAATTCACAGATCTAGGACCTTTTAGAGCAATTAAATACAAAAAGCTTCTGGAATTGAATATGCAAGACAAAACCTATGGATGGACTGTGGAGATGCAACTAAAAGCAATAAAAAAGCGTTTTAGTTATACAGAAGTTCCTGTTCGTTATAAAAAGAGAATAGGCGTCTCAAAAGTTTCAGGAACCATAAAAGGTGCTATCTTTGCAGGCGTTAAGATTTTAAGTTGGATTTTTAAATATAGCTTTGCATAA